Part of the Polyangiaceae bacterium genome is shown below.
CGATGCTCGAAATGGACAGGGGTGCGAGCGACACGTCGAGGACTCGGACGTTGGGTGAATCGATCGTTGCGACTTTCCCCAGTTGTACGGGATAGTTGGGGCCGGTGACCTGCTCGCGCTGAAGCTGCTTGCAATATCGCCGCCTCAGCCGATCCCCATCATCATCAGCACAATACGAAATGCATTTCTCATTGCCGCGGCATTGATCGATCACCGATTGCGGTACGCCCAGATGTCGACAGCCGGTGAAAAGCAGGGCTGCCATGGCCAATCGAAGTTGCGACATAAACAATGGCAATAAAGCGTAGCAGGTGGGTGGGTGTCAAGTGGAATGCGTTGGCACCCAGATTTGCATAGATCCGTGCCTGAATGCCCGCATCGATGCATCCGGAGCATCGTCCCGAAACGTTGTCGTTCGCTCAGAACAAACCGAACAATTTCTTTCGTACCGCCGGTGGGCGATCAATTTGCAATACTTCGCTCACGCCAGCCGCATCCAACGCTTCGATCAGAGCTTCCCCGCCCTTGTTCAGCTTGAGGCTCACCTCTTCGCGGTGGAGGGCGAGCAAACAATAAATGTTCACGACGCGTCCGTCTTTCAGCGTGATTGTTTGATCAGCCTCGTCCACACCCACGGGTGGCAGCAAAAGCCAGCAGCAAAGGTTGGTTTCGGGCGAAAAAGGTTTCGGCGGATCGCCATTGGGGATCGTATGCAACGCTCCGAGCCACGTGTTGTACTCGTGCGGCAGTCTTGCGAGCTGCTTGAGCCATCGAAGGGGCCAATACCAGCGCTCTACGTCGCTCCCGACCTCCCAAGACGCCGGGAGCATCAACATCAGCTCGGCAAAGGCGAATTGCTCGGCACCTTCGATGTGCTTGGGCACGTTCATCGGCAAATCGCTCATGCCCGTCGTGAAAAGTGTCCAATGGTCACGCACGGGACGCGGCGGGATGATGTGCACGTCGATATGCACGATGTCCGACACGATCTCGTGAAAGACGCTCTGGGGTTCCCCGAACACGCGGGCGAAGTGCTGTTCGATCTCTTCGGTGCCGGTGGACGCCGCGGGCGGCTCGAATTCACGCGCCCGTGCTTCGTGGCGCAAGATGTCGCTGCCCCCGGGCGATCGGCTGGGTTTGTCGTCGCTCATGGAGCCGTTCATAGTCGGAGCGTTGCCCCATGTCCAACATGTCGGCGTTTCTTCGAAGGTCAACCGTACGTTCAAGACGCCGGGCTTACTTCATCGACCTTGGACTGCATGCCCTGACCCCAACGATTGCCCGTCTGGGTACGTGAATCTGTACGGCGAGTGCGTCGTGGCCACACCGAAAACACGTGGCACGGACGCCGCGACCGGCATCAAGTATGGGAGCGCCGTGTCTTGATCCGTAACGGCGGGTCCACTAGCAGTGTAACGAACTGGTCGATGCGGCCTTATTTGGCCAGAGCCTCGGAGTTGTCGCGGTCATCGGCATGTCCGCATGACGGGTGGTACGCGCGGCGGGCTACCGCGTCACTTTGAGCAAATCCAAGTCGGCGACTCCGTTGGCGGTGCTGAGGCCGTAGCGCACTCGAAGGCTCGTGGTTCCCGAGGGGGCGGTCGCGACAAGCTGAGCATCCGCATTGTATACCCAAGCATCCGTGGCCCACGTGCGGCTGGCGAAACCGATTTCGCTCCCGGCGCTGTTGTAGAAGATGAGAGACACCGAGCCCGACTGGGTATGGTTGCGGCTCATGTTGTCGACCCGATACGTCGTCCCCGCCGTGGCGGCAATTGCGGGGCTGCGCGCATACGCTCCTGGATACTGGCAGCCGGACGTGAAGCCTGTCGTCTGCATGCGCAGCGCGTACGCACCGCCACCGGGAGCCGGTTTGTCGCTCGCTGTGTAGTAGCGGAAAACGTTATTCGCGGGGGTCCACGACGTAGCAGCACAGTTATGCCAAATCAGCCAGCCCGATAAATCGGCACTGCTCTCGAAGCTATTTGAATACACAGTGATTGCTGGCGGAGGCGGCTCGGCTCTCCACCCCGAGACGACGGGCATACTGCTCTCCAGCCATGACTCCATGTCCCGCTGTCCCGCGACCCCGAGAGGAATCCCTTGGTAGTACTGATCAGGATTGGACCAGCGATTGAGCCGCACGCAAGAAGCGGGAAGGCCATTGAATTGACAGTCGATGTACCCACCCATGATGGTCATCCAAGTGTCGTTGGCCGCAACGACCGGACGAGCAATTCCCCCATTGGGGTCATTCTCGTGTTTGCCTCCGAAGACATGACCAATTTCGTGAAGCGCTGTCAAGTCGCCCAGCGCGTAGTCGTCCGTGGAAAGAGCGAATGGGTTGGCTTTATCATAATTATATGCCACCCCACCCACACGACCGTAACCCGGCATCTCGCCAACCGCCACAGTCGAGTCCTCCTGCACCAGCAAGAATGCAATGTCCGCATAGGTGCTGGCCATGCTGGCGTCGATATTGGTGAAGGGTGCGGCGCGACTGCCCATCGCGTTACGAATCGCCAACCTGGTCATCCCAGCAAAACTGCTCGCGACCTGCTGGACGCCCGCGATTGTAATCTTGTTGTTCGACGAAACGGCGCTCGAGCTGAGCGAATTATTGAACGCCGAAACGATATTGGAAACCAGTGAATTTGCGTACGGGACATTGTTTGCGTACAGGAACAATACCCGTACGTTGCCACCCACGACGAGCGATGTCGAGGGAGGGAGACTCGGAGCTTCCAATGCATCATCATGCTCCATCGACGGCTCGCTCCGGGGCACCATGGTCCGATCCACGCTGCGAAGCATGTGCAGCTTCGACCCGCTATGCGGCCGCACGAGCCATGCGTGTGTCCCTTGCCGGATGGAACCCACCAGCTTGCCGTCTTCGATGGAGAACGTGAAGTCGGAGAATTCATCGTCCGCTACGTGTCCAGAGAAGGTCGTGATCCCAGGCAACAGTTCTTGCACTGTATTGATGACCAGCACCGCATGACCGCCTTCGGGTAGCGCGAACTCGATCTGCGCCCCCGGCATGAGCTGGTTGCGCATCGTTTCGACGTCGATGGTTGCCAGCCGCGCCGCTTTTACGGCATCGTTGAACCCATGACGGGAAATTTCATAGTCGCTAGCTCCCAGCTGCTCGTCCCATATTTCGATCAACGGTGCGTGACCCTCTTCGGACGTGACGGAATGTGAACAACCAAGCCCGAGTGACGCCATCAGGGCAGTAACGGTTGAAGCCTCGAGGAACGTCCTCGCAAAGTTTTTCTTGAACGTCATTTTTTTGGACCTCCTGCTGAATGTGGATTGGCTTTTATGGCATTCCGCATGGCGACGTCCATGCAGTGATGCCGCAACCTGGCGTTGAGTCAAAATCCAAGTACGCCCCCCAAGTAATGGCACGGCAGAACATTTCAATACGCAGATGTGCGTAGGCGAAGGAGCGCACTATGACGTTGGCGAGATGTCTGCCGAGTCCTGTAACATCGCAATCATGAGCTCGGCTCGTGATTGCACGCCCAGTCGGCGATAGATATTTTCCGCGTGTTTACGCATCGTCCCTTCGCGGATTTCGAGGCGCGCGGCAACCTCCTTGTAGGAAAGCCCCGTTCGAGAAAGCAAGTACGCGACTTCTCGTTGCCTGTGCGTGAGTTTCGGTGATACATGCGCTTGATTTCGTGACACGTTTGCCTCGGATGCCTTCGAAACGAGCCGCGCAACGCTCATACGAGATGCAAGCGTCGACATTGCGCTGACGTATCGAAGTAGGTTGGCACGAACAACCGTGAGGACCGCCTCGAGATGCGGGCAAATACCTACCCGTGGCCAGCAGCGCCGGTCCTTCGTGGTTGAACTGCTCTATTGTATGGGCCAGGCTCGAGGTTTCTGACATGACCGTGTCGATTTTTTCGAGAGCACCTCAGCCTGGCTTTCCCCGCCTCCGGTACGGAAATTTTCGTAGAATGGGTCTGGACACGGTAATGACAAACCGTGTATCCGTAGACTGAATGTCTCGTCCGAATAGGCCGAAGATTACGAAGGAGCTCCTCGAGCGGACGATCGCTGGTGAATTCCAAGCGGCGCGTGAGTGCTATGCCATCCTCCAGGCGATCTTCCGCTTCAGGGTCGTGAAGGTGCTCGCTGGGAACTGTTCGCCAGAAACTGTTGAGGATCTTAGTCACGAAACTTTCGTCGCCCTGCTGGACGACGATGGTCGTCTCATACGAGCATGGGATCCTGAACGAGCGTCGTTCGAGACCTACTCCGGGCTCATCGCAGAGCAGCGGGCCGTCGAGTATGCGCGCAAGAAGAAGGAAGAGCTTTTTCTGGGCAACCAGGCTTCGAAGCTGCAGGAAGCTGCCATCGATAGCAGTCGGTGGCCGGACCGTATCGCCGCGTCGAACGAGTTGCGGCAAAAGGTCTTTACAGTTCTGTGGGAAGAACTCGACAAGCAAGGGCGGCGAGTATTCGAGCTTCTCTACAATGAACGCCGTAACGTCAAAGAAATCTGCGCGCTGATGAACATGAATGAGCCCGCCGTGTATGCTTGGCGAAGCCGGTTTGGACGTCGCATCGAAGAGATCGCCGCGATGATTGGAGGTGAAGGGTGGGAACGCTGACCGCGAACCGTCGCACGAAGGCCTCCCCGACGTCATCGGCTGATGATGTTGTTCTCGACGATCCTCGTTGGGAAGCGCTTGCCGCCGGCGAAGCCACGCCTGAGGATGTCGCGCAATTGCGAGCATGGTCGGAGCGGTCGGTGACCGCCAAAGCGGCGTGGGAAGCACTTCAACCAGTCACGAAGACTCGCCTCGATGAGCTCACGACCCGGGCCCTGCGTGAGGTAGAGGCGCGCAAACAGAGCAGAGCGGAGGGCCATGGCAGCGAGATCCTGGGCGGCAAATACAGATTGCTCGAGCGTCATAGTCAGGGCGTTTGGGAGAGCATCTGGGAGGCCGAGAACATCATCTCAGGGCGACCTGTAGTCATCAAAAGCGCGCATGGCGAAGAGCTGATCCGGCAAATGCAGCAAGAAACGCGCTATTTGCAACGGATTTCTCACCCCAACGTCCTTACGTTACTCGACAGTGGCGAAACGTCGGAGGGCTCGTTCTACATTGTAACGGAACGCCTCGACGGTGAAAATCTCCGCGAAATTTTGAAAGAAAAGAGGCGACTCGACCTTGCGCAAGCGCTGCGAATCACCCGGCAGGTGGCATCGGCGCTCGAGGCCGTACATGCGGCGGGACTCATCCACCGCGACATCAGTTCTTCGACTATTTTTCTTCATCGAACAGAATCTGGCTTCGTGGCGAAATTGATGGGTTTCGCACGCTGCAAAGATATGCGGTCGTCAAGTCACTTGGAAGATCGCTTCACCTTCAAGGCATTCAGGTACCCGAGCCCCGAACAGTTGAAGGACCCGCGGCGCGTAACTGAGCTAACCGATATTTGGTCATTAGGTATTTTGATCTATGAAATGCTGACTGGTGAAAGGCCATTTCGAGCACCTGATGTTGCTGAGGTGATGCGCCAGATCATGACGAAATCCGTGCCGCCACCGTCGTTGATCCGCCCCACTCTGCCGACTTCATGGGACGAATTGGTCCTGCGGTGCACGGCGAGAGCACCTGAAGAGCGATTCCAAACGGTTGGAAATGTCTTAGCGATGCTATCGACCATTGAATCCGAGCTTTGTGAGCGGACGACAGCGGCCAGAGCTTTTCCACCTGAATCAGTACCGCCGCAAAATGCCGAACCGTTGCAATACGACGACGCAATCATTGAGAACACATCCCCTCTTCCTTCTCACCCGTATCGACGTGCCAGAACGCAACCAATGATCGAGGCACTTCAACCGACCGTCGAGCCGCCCAACCAAGAGGCGCAGCTACCGCCGAAGGTCGAGGATGTGCCCAAGAAACCAGATGTCTTGCGTCGAAACTCTTTCATTATCGCGAACATAGCCGTCTTCGTCGTCGTCGTTGTTACGCTCGTGGCTCTGGAATCAGCGCCATCGCAATTGCAGACGTACGCATTGGTCGTCGAATCCATTTTGCTGATGTGCATGGCAATTGGTACCGAGCGACTCTATCGTCGTTTGCGCAAAACGGAAGCGGCCTTGACGGAGACTCGAGGAAAACTTCAACCCACGCTTCATCGAATACAATCGCTCGAAGCCGACAACAAGCGCCGGATCGGATGGCTCGACACCACGGACCAAGAGCTGAATTGGTATCGGAACGAATTGCAAAAACGGCCGATCCTCGAACGAAAGACTTACCGCATCCTCACCATCGGGGTGAAAGGAACGGGAAAGACCTCCCTGACGCTCAAGTGGGTCAATCCGCTCGTTGACCTCGGCACGATCGAGGGAACGATGGTCGAACGATATGAACGCACAGTGAGTCAAGTGCGCACACGTGATAGGCTGGTGGAACACGTATTCGAAGTGTACGATTGGCCTGGCGCACATATCGTCGATGCGCAACAAGAGCTCCTCACGGTGGAGATCCACGGCATCTTGATGGTCGTGGATTTGGGCGGGAAGGACGCACGCCAAATCGACCAACACCGCATCGTGGAGCAACTCGACGAATTCAACCCGCAAACGCTGAAATTTTTCTTGAGCGCGCAGACGATTACATCATGTAAAACCGTCGTGCTCTTCATTAACAAAAGCGACTTGTTTCCTGGATCACTCGATGATGCCGAGGCGCACGCGAAGGCGCTCTACGCGCCGCTCATTGAAAGTCTCATGCAATACGAAACGCAACTCGATGTGAAAGTCTTCGTCGGCTCGGCGAGAAATGGCCATTCTCTGCACCACCTTTTTGGCCATCTTGTCGAGCAGATTCTACCTACATCGGCGTATGATGCACAATTGCTACAACGCCTCGAGGGATCCGAACGCTGACGAGTGGTTACGTTCACTTGACTTCGATGGGTTCGCATGAGAGGACATGCGAGGGGTGCGGAGGGTAACATGGATGGGGGGAGGTGGGAGGGGAATTGAACAGGGCCACGAGCCGGCCGGGCGTCTCCGCAGAATATCCTGAGTTGGCATACTAACCAGTCAGGATCATTTACCGCAGAAGGTCACAGGGGTAGTTGTTATGTAAATCACCACTGTCCTCGGATGCCGACGCCGCTCGGCCCAATCCAGAGACCCGCTCGTGCTTTTGCCTCTTGGCCTTTTCCCGGCGAAGGAGACGCCGTCACGAGAATTACGCCGCCGGCTGTGGCCAAGCCTCCCACAATGAACAAAGCGGTGGACGCATTTCCCATCGTTCGAGCCTCGGTCCGGAGATCAAAGCCGATCTGATCGCAGACATTGTTCGGTTTGCAATGACCGTCATCGCTGTCATTGTTTTTGGACACCGCCAAACCCCCCAGTATCGCGCCCACGCCGACGCCCACAACACCGATGCCAATTCCCACAAATCCAGCAGTACGTAGCCGCGAACTTCGCTGAACGATGGGGGGAGCTGGATTCGTGCGTGGGTCGCTGGACTTGTCATTCTCAACTGTTTTGGGAGGTGGCCCGGCAGGGACGCTCCACGGCGGCGTAATATCGATTGTCACGGCCTGGCCGATCTGGATCTCGGCAGAAGTCTGCCACGGGGCTTTATCCAAAGCGGTCACTTTGATATGGTATGTCCCCGGATTCACCGGTACCGCCTCACCCCATTGCGTTACGGGTATCGGAACACCATTACGCACAATCGAAAACCCTGACAATGCGGCTACGTTTCGAGAAACGGCAAGCGTCAGCCTCGGCACTCGCGAAGCAAGCGTCGCGAGCTTGCTGTCGATTTCCGCGACCTTGTCCAATTTCCCCTCTGCAGATGCAAGGATTCTAGCATCTTCGAACACAATCAGCGCCGTCGCGGGTTGCCCCAATTTATCGTAACACTCAGCCAATGTCATGGCCGTGCGAACATGGCCCGGCATGATCTCGCGCGCTGCGTCGAGCTTCGGACATGCGCGCCGATACTGGCCCTGGTCCATGTCCTTTGCGGCATCTTGGTAAAGCTTCTGTGCTTCTTGCCTTGCCGCCTCCTTTTCCTCAGCATGGGCAATGGGTGACATGAGCATGAGCGCGACTGTGAAGAAGGCGAAGTGGATTCGTCGATTCATGGATTTGCTGCTGCCTCACGAGAAGTTAGTCAATCGTTGAAATCCGCAACGGAGCTCTTCCTGCTGGAGGTGCTTGCTGGTTTGCTTGGCCCTGCAGCTTTGGCGGGCTTTGATTGCGATGGCTCGTGTTCCTGAGCGGTCGGCGCTGTTGGCTCCGTCTTCGGTGCCGTGGGCTCCGCAGTGGGCACAGTTGTAGGCTCCGCGATTGCTTGGGGTGGTGATTCCTGCGCACTGGCTGTCGGCGCTGGATCGGGTTCGTTGTTCGGCGCGGGCGTAGCCTGCGACGCTGTACCCATTGGCGCTACAGTCGAAGTCGGAATCTTGATTGGCTCGGCTTTGCTTGCAGAAGCTGGCGTACTCGACCTCGTCGCGATGAATGCCACGCCGAGCAGTGCGGCGAGGCCAAGCCCTGCCACCGCCAGTGCCAGCATCAATTTGTCTTTTCTGCGCTCCGTTGCTTTGTTCGTTGTGCCCCATGCTCCACCAGTTAGGCTAGAGTGTGTTGGCGCGACGATCAGCCCGGCAGGATTTGATGCCCCTCCGGAATTGGATTCCGAAATAGATGGATTCGTTTCCACATCTGGCGCAGCCGCCAGCACCACTGTCGTCGGCATCGACGCCATTTCAGGACGAGGAGGCGCCATTGGTAGAGCCGCTGCTGCCAATACTTGCGGTGCGCTTGCGCTCGCGTACGGTAGCAACTGGCCCATCAATTCGTGCACGGATTGAAAGCGGTGCTCGGGGCGTTTTTCGAGGCACTTGAGCACGATTGCATCGAACGCTTGGGGTATGTCCGGACGAACTTGGCTCGGAGGCAGCGGCTCCGTTGCAAGAACTTTCGTCACGAGCTCCGTTACGGCTTGGGCAGTGAATGGTAGTTTGCCCGTGGTGAGCTCGTATAGAATGACGCCAAGCCCCCAGATGTCGGAACGCATGTCCGTGGCCTTGATGTTCGCCATCTGCTCGGGCGACATGTACAGAGGGGACCCCATGAATGCGCCGGTTTTCGTCAAATCCGAGCCTACGGTGTTGTTCGGGTCGAGCTCTTTGGAGATGCCAAAGTCGAGGACCTTGACGCAGGGCGTGCCGTTGGGTCGTCGAATGAGAAACAGGTTGGCGGGCTTCAAGTCCCGATGTACGACGCCGTTGGCATGGGCTTCGGCTACGGCTTCGCACGCTTGGTACACGTAGAGTGCTGCTTCCTCGAGTGGCAAGCCGCCGCGGCTCTTCACAATCTGCTTGAGGTCATTGCCTGCCAGATGCTCCATCACCATGTACGGCGCGCCGTCCTCGAGAATCCCAACGTCGTGGACGCGAGCGACGTGTTCCCCCTTGAGCTTTGCGGCAGCGCGCGCTTCACGCAGAAATCGTTCAACGGCGTCTGGGTGTGAAAGCCCGGAGGGAAGCAACATCTTGATGGCAAAGAGCTCCCCAAGGTGCACGTGGCGTGCTGCGACGACGACGCCCATGCCACCCTGTCCGAGCACTCGCTCGACTCGGTACTTGCCCAGCAAAATTTCGCCCGAATGCACAGTGTGCTGCATTGCGTTTGCCCTCAGGAACCGTCGTGATTGGTGACCAACTGCAAGCGCGACACATCGTATCAGCTTGTTCGGGCAAATTGCAAGCTCGAGGTTGGTCCTTGCGTAACCTCCTGTTTTACCTCTGAAACAAGCCGCGGTTTGCTGCGGGCAGCATGGACAAACCGTAGTCAAAGCGCGTGACATCACGACGGCTGTTGTGCAACACGGAGATCCTCGTGTACTGTCCCGTAGGCAAATGGATCACGTGCAAGGAGGCATGCCATGGCCGGTCGAACGGAAAGAAAGGCCACAACTGACGACGTGGGAAGCGTGGCGCTACGCCTGAGGGTCACAGGCCTTGGAGCGGTCTTCGTGCTTGGCGCGTGCGTGCAGATCGTGGGCATTGAAGAGCCCATTTTGGGCGAAGGTGGCGAAGGCGGCGCACCCACCTGGGCCAGCGGTGCCGGAGGCGAAATGTCGTCGAGCACCGCATCATCTTCCTCAAATTCTAGCGCGGCGTCGTCATCGTCATCATCAAGCTCTTCCGCGTCATCATCATCATCATCATCGAGTTCTAGTGCTTCGTCCTCGAGCTCGAGCGCGGGCGGTTCATGCAGCGAATCGCCATGCAAACTCGTGGCGCCGCAATGCGGTTGTGCGGCAGGCGAAGTGTGCACGCTCGATGCATCACTCACGGGCATGCGCGAGTGCGTTGCTGCGGGCAGTGTACCGATCGGTGGACAATGCACGGGCAACGACTGCGCGGCCGGAAGCTGGTGCACCAATACCACAGCGGCAATCTCGACGTGCATGAGGTACTGCGCGGCGGACTCAGACTGCGTCGGACCAGGCGGGTTGTGCGTGGTCACGCTGAATAACGGCTCGAGCGGCTCGGTTCCGGGCGTCACCTTATGCACGGAAAATTGCGATCCGTCGACGAACGTGGGTTGTCCAGCCGCCGGTACGTCGTGCCAAATAGCGAAAGAATCGACGGGGCAAATGAGGCTGATGACTCGTTGCGAGGCTTCGGGTATGGGCGCGCAGGGTGCAACATGTACCAATAATGATGATTGCGCGCCCACTTATGGTTGCTTCAACGCCGGCACAAAGCAGTGCCTGAAGTATTGCAAAGTCGGCGCGGGCGCATGCCCCGGCGGAGTCTGCAACTCAATCGGTACGATTGGAAGCACCGAATACGGCGGGTGCCTCTGAGACACGCTCCAAGACGGACGCACACCCATAATGCAATAGCAAACAGGATCAACATGAACGGCACGATAATTGGGAGAACGCGGACGTCGCTCGTAGGACTTTGCGTAGTGCTTGCACTTGGCGCGTGCGTGCAAATCGCGGGTATCGAGAAACCCATCTTGGGCGAAGAACCCATCTTGGGCGAAGAGGGTGGAGGCCCCATCGTAGAAAAGTGCCAGAGCCCTGCGGATTGTCCACCAACGGGTAGCGAGTGCGTGATTGCAGCGTGCGGCCTTGACGACGTGTGCGGCACAGCGAACACCCCGGCTGGGGTTCCCCTCCCGGCTCAAGTTGCCGGTGACTGCGTACTAATTCAATGCGACGGCCAGGGCGGGGAAAAAGTCGTCAGTGACGACAACGATGTTCCTTTCATCGACTGCCAATTCACGTCATGCATGAATGGATCACCCGTGAGCACGCCCGCGCCACAAGGAACGGCGTGTACGACGGGCGGCGGGAATTCGTGCGATGGCGAAGGCAACTGCGTCGAATGCAACACGAATGCCGATTGTGGTCCCATGGGGATTTTCTGCGATCCGAAGTCGAATACCTGCTTTCGGTGCGACGACAACATCCAGAATGGCGACGAATCTGACGTCGATTGCGGTGGAGACCGTTGCAGCGATTGCATCCAAGGCCAGAAGTGCAACGTTATCCAGGATTGCGCGACCGCGCTTTTCTGTGCTGACGGAATCTGCTGCAGCAGTACATGCGATAGTGCATGTGAAGCGTGCAACCTCCCTAACAGTGTCGGGACGTGCGATTTCATCCCGAAATACGGCGAGGATCCGAATTACGGTAACGGAATGTCCTGCCTGTACGCCAATTTGCTCGCCTGCACCGGCCTCGGGGGCTGCAAAGGTGCGCTCGGCGCACCTTGCGCGAGTCCCACGGATTGCGCCAGCGCCAAGTGCAGCGCGGGCAAGGTCTGCGTTAAGAATACGGGGGACCCTTGCACCCAACCCACCGAGTGTTTTAGCGGTATTTGCACAAGCAACATCTGCGGTTGACCAGCGGTCTCGCGTCCTCACCCCACCGCCCACACCACCCCCGCCGCCACCAACGCCAACCCCAGCCCCGCCCCGCTCCCCTTCGCCTCCTGCGCCGGCACCTGCGCCTGCCCCGTCAACGCCGGCCCCATATGCGCCGCCGCGAGCGCCGGGAGCGCCCATTCGTGCTGGTCCACCTGCGCCTTCGGATCGTT
Proteins encoded:
- a CDS encoding sigma-70 family RNA polymerase sigma factor; amino-acid sequence: MSRPNRPKITKELLERTIAGEFQAARECYAILQAIFRFRVVKVLAGNCSPETVEDLSHETFVALLDDDGRLIRAWDPERASFETYSGLIAEQRAVEYARKKKEELFLGNQASKLQEAAIDSSRWPDRIAASNELRQKVFTVLWEELDKQGRRVFELLYNERRNVKEICALMNMNEPAVYAWRSRFGRRIEEIAAMIGGEGWER
- a CDS encoding tetratricopeptide repeat protein, with amino-acid sequence MNRRIHFAFFTVALMLMSPIAHAEEKEAARQEAQKLYQDAAKDMDQGQYRRACPKLDAAREIMPGHVRTAMTLAECYDKLGQPATALIVFEDARILASAEGKLDKVAEIDSKLATLASRVPRLTLAVSRNVAALSGFSIVRNGVPIPVTQWGEAVPVNPGTYHIKVTALDKAPWQTSAEIQIGQAVTIDITPPWSVPAGPPPKTVENDKSSDPRTNPAPPIVQRSSRLRTAGFVGIGIGVVGVGVGAILGGLAVSKNNDSDDGHCKPNNVCDQIGFDLRTEARTMGNASTALFIVGGLATAGGVILVTASPSPGKGQEAKARAGLWIGPSGVGIRGQW
- a CDS encoding suppressor of fused domain protein, whose amino-acid sequence is MSDDKPSRSPGGSDILRHEARAREFEPPAASTGTEEIEQHFARVFGEPQSVFHEIVSDIVHIDVHIIPPRPVRDHWTLFTTGMSDLPMNVPKHIEGAEQFAFAELMLMLPASWEVGSDVERWYWPLRWLKQLARLPHEYNTWLGALHTIPNGDPPKPFSPETNLCCWLLLPPVGVDEADQTITLKDGRVVNIYCLLALHREEVSLKLNKGGEALIEALDAAGVSEVLQIDRPPAVRKKLFGLF
- a CDS encoding protein kinase, which gives rise to MGTLTANRRTKASPTSSADDVVLDDPRWEALAAGEATPEDVAQLRAWSERSVTAKAAWEALQPVTKTRLDELTTRALREVEARKQSRAEGHGSEILGGKYRLLERHSQGVWESIWEAENIISGRPVVIKSAHGEELIRQMQQETRYLQRISHPNVLTLLDSGETSEGSFYIVTERLDGENLREILKEKRRLDLAQALRITRQVASALEAVHAAGLIHRDISSSTIFLHRTESGFVAKLMGFARCKDMRSSSHLEDRFTFKAFRYPSPEQLKDPRRVTELTDIWSLGILIYEMLTGERPFRAPDVAEVMRQIMTKSVPPPSLIRPTLPTSWDELVLRCTARAPEERFQTVGNVLAMLSTIESELCERTTAARAFPPESVPPQNAEPLQYDDAIIENTSPLPSHPYRRARTQPMIEALQPTVEPPNQEAQLPPKVEDVPKKPDVLRRNSFIIANIAVFVVVVVTLVALESAPSQLQTYALVVESILLMCMAIGTERLYRRLRKTEAALTETRGKLQPTLHRIQSLEADNKRRIGWLDTTDQELNWYRNELQKRPILERKTYRILTIGVKGTGKTSLTLKWVNPLVDLGTIEGTMVERYERTVSQVRTRDRLVEHVFEVYDWPGAHIVDAQQELLTVEIHGILMVVDLGGKDARQIDQHRIVEQLDEFNPQTLKFFLSAQTITSCKTVVLFINKSDLFPGSLDDAEAHAKALYAPLIESLMQYETQLDVKVFVGSARNGHSLHHLFGHLVEQILPTSAYDAQLLQRLEGSER
- a CDS encoding response regulator transcription factor, which translates into the protein MSRNQAHVSPKLTHRQREVAYLLSRTGLSYKEVAARLEIREGTMRKHAENIYRRLGVQSRAELMIAMLQDSADISPTS
- a CDS encoding protein kinase, giving the protein MQHTVHSGEILLGKYRVERVLGQGGMGVVVAARHVHLGELFAIKMLLPSGLSHPDAVERFLREARAAAKLKGEHVARVHDVGILEDGAPYMVMEHLAGNDLKQIVKSRGGLPLEEAALYVYQACEAVAEAHANGVVHRDLKPANLFLIRRPNGTPCVKVLDFGISKELDPNNTVGSDLTKTGAFMGSPLYMSPEQMANIKATDMRSDIWGLGVILYELTTGKLPFTAQAVTELVTKVLATEPLPPSQVRPDIPQAFDAIVLKCLEKRPEHRFQSVHELMGQLLPYASASAPQVLAAAALPMAPPRPEMASMPTTVVLAAAPDVETNPSISESNSGGASNPAGLIVAPTHSSLTGGAWGTTNKATERRKDKLMLALAVAGLGLAALLGVAFIATRSSTPASASKAEPIKIPTSTVAPMGTASQATPAPNNEPDPAPTASAQESPPQAIAEPTTVPTAEPTAPKTEPTAPTAQEHEPSQSKPAKAAGPSKPASTSSRKSSVADFND